Proteins co-encoded in one Nitrospiraceae bacterium genomic window:
- a CDS encoding ribosome maturation factor RimP, which yields MHTEAEYIEEKLLKFAEAVSEEQRTEVFEVKVSGGKNRFRLKIVIDKKDGVTLDECAEFSRKVALLIEENNIIQSSYNIEVSSPGLDRPLVTARDFERVIGKLVRMNIKDKEGIDNQKSFLGKIVGIEADYVVMALENKTITIPLNNISKARLEIEIK from the coding sequence ATGCATACTGAAGCTGAATATATAGAAGAGAAACTGCTAAAGTTTGCAGAAGCTGTTTCAGAGGAGCAGCGTACTGAAGTATTTGAAGTTAAAGTTTCAGGCGGAAAAAATAGATTTCGCCTAAAAATCGTGATTGACAAAAAAGATGGCGTAACACTCGATGAATGTGCAGAATTCAGCAGGAAAGTTGCCCTGCTTATAGAAGAAAACAATATTATTCAAAGTTCTTATAATATTGAGGTTTCGTCACCGGGGCTTGACAGACCATTGGTTACAGCAAGAGATTTTGAGAGGGTTATAGGAAAACTTGTGAGAATGAATATTAAGGATAAGGAAGGCATAGATAATCAGAAATCCTTTTTAGGGAAAATTGTCGGGATTGAAGCTGATTATGTAGTTATGGCTTTAGAAAATAAAACCATAACTATCCCGCTTAACAATATATCAAAGGCACGACTGGAGATTGAGATAAAATGA
- the nusA gene encoding transcription termination factor NusA: protein MTKELCHVIDQISREKGIGREILINALESALLSAARKKHGGRANVNLRIDPGTCNIAIFETKKIVDAVVDKDLEISKKDAKKIAPDNKVGDDVEIMLDVHDFGRIAAQTAKQVIFQKVREAERDVIFNEFKDKVGQIVTGTVIRKERNIYFLNIGKTEAMLPQSEALTGENLRRGDLVKAYIADVKVTAKGPMILVSRATPQFVAGLFKMEVPEISEGLVVIKDIVREPGERTKIAVFSKDTSIDPVGACVGMKGTRVQAIVRELKGERIDIIPWTDDVRMLIARALSPSSVERIGINEEGKTAMVVVNDQQLSLAIGKRGQNVRLAMKLTGWDIDIISDTEYAKIKLEEADKALEENMNKEPDKEEDKTEEI, encoded by the coding sequence ATGACAAAAGAACTATGTCATGTAATTGATCAGATAAGCAGAGAAAAGGGCATTGGACGAGAAATCCTTATAAATGCTCTTGAATCAGCATTGCTTTCTGCCGCCCGAAAAAAACATGGCGGCAGGGCAAATGTAAATCTCAGAATAGATCCCGGGACTTGCAATATAGCAATTTTTGAAACAAAGAAGATTGTTGATGCGGTTGTTGACAAAGACCTTGAAATATCAAAAAAAGATGCCAAAAAGATTGCGCCAGACAATAAAGTTGGCGACGATGTAGAGATTATGCTGGATGTACACGATTTCGGCAGAATTGCTGCACAAACAGCAAAACAGGTTATTTTTCAGAAAGTGCGCGAGGCAGAGAGAGATGTAATTTTTAACGAGTTCAAGGATAAAGTCGGTCAGATTGTTACCGGCACTGTGATTAGAAAAGAAAGAAATATATATTTCCTTAATATCGGAAAAACAGAAGCAATGCTGCCTCAGAGCGAGGCGCTTACAGGCGAGAATTTAAGAAGAGGCGACTTGGTTAAGGCATACATAGCGGATGTTAAGGTTACAGCAAAAGGGCCTATGATACTGGTCTCAAGGGCAACCCCGCAGTTTGTTGCAGGATTATTCAAGATGGAGGTTCCTGAAATATCAGAGGGGCTTGTGGTTATAAAAGACATTGTGCGTGAACCTGGAGAGAGAACTAAAATTGCGGTTTTTTCAAAGGACACCTCGATAGATCCTGTTGGCGCATGTGTTGGAATGAAAGGCACAAGAGTGCAGGCTATTGTCCGTGAGCTCAAAGGTGAAAGAATAGACATTATCCCATGGACTGATGATGTACGCATGCTTATTGCGCGTGCCCTGAGTCCTTCAAGCGTTGAGAGGATAGGCATAAATGAAGAGGGAAAGACTGCTATGGTTGTTGTGAATGATCAGCAGTTATCCCTTGCTATCGGGAAGAGAGGCCAGAACGTAAGACTTGCAATGAAGCTTACTGGCTGGGACATCGATATAATAAGCGATACAGAATATGCAAAGATCAAGCTGGAAGAAGCTGACAAAGCGCTTGAAGAGAATATGAACAAGGAACCTGACAAGGAAGAAGATAAGACGGAAGAAATATAA
- the recG gene encoding ATP-dependent DNA helicase RecG: MGKNLSEFSIQYVKGVGPKRAKLLYSLGIKTAEDALYYLPYRYEDRKNIKKISNLTYGSLETIVGKIISADVIKVPRRGNLKIFELIVTDGSGLVKGKWFNQPFMQKNFKVGQEVILSGIVKRNPYWGVGLEIENPEYEYLTEETLSETDSLIHTARIVPIYRTTAGLSIKQLRTIMFNVVNEFAGDAQDNIPYEILQRAALLPLKQSIVQSHFPDNDADINILNRGISIYQKRFYFDELFMFELGLSVMKKGKVLEKGIAFQPEGILLRKLTEALPFKLTSAQKKVFQEISEDMKKPHPMNRLIQGDVGCGKTVIAVMAMLTAIECGYQTALMAPTEILAEQHYINLHRLLEDMGLSVCLLTSSIKKKPLDEIASGKINIVIGTHSLIQESVEFKNLGIVVIDEQHKFGVMQRALLRKKAVNPDMLVMTATPIPRTLSMTLYGDLDFSVIDELPPHRKPIITKLFNDKQKDNVYKAITEETCKKRQVYIVYPIIEESEKSNLKSAIIGKEAIEKKFPNLKVTLIHGRMKPQEKENVMASFKKGDIDILVSTTVIEVGVDVPNASMMLIIHAERFGLAQLHQLRGRVGRGNEQSYCFLLAYEPISEDARRRLDIMAESTDGFRIAEEDLDIRGPGEFFGTRQAGMPDLKLANIIRDVKLLESARKEAFDLIDKDAELKSYPVLKNRLEHFWEGKIELFKTG, translated from the coding sequence ATGGGTAAAAACCTTTCAGAATTTTCAATTCAATATGTAAAAGGGGTTGGTCCTAAAAGGGCTAAGCTTCTTTACAGCCTTGGGATAAAGACTGCAGAAGATGCTCTTTATTATCTGCCATACAGGTACGAAGACAGAAAAAATATTAAAAAGATAAGTAATCTTACCTATGGCAGCCTCGAAACAATAGTTGGAAAAATTATATCTGCTGATGTGATAAAAGTGCCGCGAAGAGGCAATCTGAAGATTTTCGAGCTTATAGTAACTGACGGAAGCGGCCTAGTTAAAGGCAAATGGTTCAACCAGCCGTTCATGCAGAAAAATTTTAAAGTCGGGCAGGAAGTAATTCTAAGCGGAATTGTAAAGAGGAATCCTTATTGGGGTGTTGGATTAGAAATTGAGAATCCGGAATATGAATATCTGACCGAAGAAACATTGTCAGAAACAGACAGTCTTATACACACAGCAAGGATTGTCCCAATCTACAGAACAACTGCAGGTTTAAGCATAAAACAGCTAAGAACAATAATGTTCAATGTAGTTAATGAATTTGCCGGCGATGCACAAGATAATATCCCTTATGAAATACTGCAAAGAGCTGCTCTCCTTCCTTTAAAACAAAGCATTGTTCAATCCCATTTTCCTGATAACGATGCTGATATCAATATATTAAACAGAGGGATAAGCATTTATCAAAAGAGGTTTTATTTTGATGAGCTCTTTATGTTTGAACTTGGGCTTTCAGTTATGAAAAAAGGAAAGGTTTTGGAAAAAGGAATAGCTTTTCAGCCGGAAGGGATTCTACTTAGAAAACTCACTGAGGCATTGCCATTTAAACTGACCTCTGCCCAGAAAAAAGTTTTTCAGGAAATTTCAGAGGACATGAAAAAACCACATCCAATGAACAGGCTGATTCAGGGAGATGTTGGATGCGGAAAAACAGTAATAGCTGTTATGGCAATGCTTACAGCAATAGAATGCGGTTATCAGACTGCGCTCATGGCTCCAACAGAAATACTTGCCGAACAGCATTATATAAATTTACACAGGCTTCTCGAGGATATGGGACTTTCAGTATGTCTTCTTACGAGCAGCATAAAAAAGAAGCCTTTGGACGAAATAGCATCAGGAAAGATTAATATCGTGATTGGGACACATTCGCTTATCCAGGAAAGTGTTGAATTTAAGAATTTAGGAATTGTAGTAATTGATGAACAGCACAAGTTTGGTGTTATGCAGAGGGCGCTTTTAAGAAAGAAGGCTGTAAATCCTGATATGCTTGTCATGACAGCAACTCCAATCCCAAGAACACTTTCGATGACACTTTACGGCGACCTTGATTTTTCTGTTATTGATGAACTCCCTCCTCACAGAAAACCAATTATAACAAAGCTTTTTAATGACAAACAGAAAGACAATGTTTACAAAGCCATAACAGAAGAGACATGCAAGAAGAGACAGGTTTATATTGTTTATCCGATTATCGAAGAAAGCGAGAAATCAAATCTTAAATCAGCAATAATAGGCAAAGAGGCTATTGAAAAAAAGTTTCCTAATCTGAAGGTAACCCTTATCCATGGGAGGATGAAGCCTCAGGAAAAAGAGAATGTTATGGCATCTTTTAAAAAAGGAGATATTGATATACTTGTGAGTACAACTGTAATAGAAGTAGGGGTAGATGTGCCTAATGCTTCGATGATGCTAATAATTCACGCAGAAAGATTCGGACTTGCACAGCTTCATCAGCTCCGCGGCAGGGTTGGAAGAGGCAATGAACAGTCATATTGTTTTTTATTGGCATATGAACCAATAAGTGAAGATGCAAGACGAAGACTTGATATAATGGCAGAAAGTACAGATGGATTCAGAATTGCTGAAGAGGATCTAGATATAAGAGGCCCCGGTGAATTTTTTGGAACCAGGCAAGCAGGAATGCCTGATCTTAAGCTTGCAAACATTATTAGAGACGTTAAACTGCTTGAAAGCGCAAGAAAAGAGGCATTTGATTTAATTGATAAAG
- a CDS encoding HAD-IA family hydrolase — MSMKNLKKTKLIIFDLDGTLADSSMDITNALNFSLEHFNYKPLTKDDVVKLVGDGLTRLVEKILGDKNAVLKKDVLDRFLNYYSKHLSDNTKLYPGIITILEQLDSYKKAVISNKMEFLSKRLLEQLNIIHFFDIVIGSDSVSEKKPSPLPIKKVLETLDVKPDEAVIVGDSDIDIQAGKRAGIKTIAVTYGYRSRNLLKNADFIIDDIRELSKLLEH, encoded by the coding sequence ATGTCTATGAAAAACCTTAAGAAAACAAAGCTTATCATCTTTGATCTCGACGGCACTCTTGCTGATTCAAGCATGGATATTACAAATGCTCTAAATTTCTCCTTAGAGCATTTTAATTATAAACCCCTAACCAAAGATGATGTCGTAAAGCTGGTTGGCGATGGACTGACAAGGTTAGTTGAAAAAATATTGGGAGATAAAAATGCCGTATTAAAAAAAGATGTTCTTGACAGGTTTTTAAACTACTATTCGAAGCACCTTTCTGATAATACAAAGCTTTATCCGGGAATAATAACAATCCTGGAACAACTTGATTCCTACAAAAAGGCAGTCATATCAAACAAAATGGAATTTCTTTCAAAAAGACTTCTCGAGCAGCTTAATATTATCCATTTTTTCGATATAGTAATAGGCAGTGACAGTGTATCAGAAAAGAAGCCTTCTCCATTACCAATAAAAAAAGTGCTCGAGACTCTGGATGTCAAGCCTGATGAGGCGGTAATTGTAGGAGACAGCGACATTGATATTCAAGCAGGGAAAAGAGCCGGGATAAAAACTATTGCAGTGACATATGGATATAGAAGCAGGAATTTATTAAAAAACGCTGATTTTATTATTGATGATATCAGAGAGTTATCAAAACTATTAGAACACTAA